In Cryptococcus tetragattii IND107 chromosome 5, whole genome shotgun sequence, one genomic interval encodes:
- a CDS encoding cytosolic Fe-S cluster assembly factor NBP35, with product MIATQRPFPIPSPVPLAPSSTVLPTTVPENAPQHCPGVESSQAGKADACEGCPNQSVCAEGPKGPDPDLPLIRERMSSVRRKILVLSGKGGVGKSTFTAGLSWALAADEECQTGIMDIDICGPSIPLLMGLQSSTIHTSASGWSPAYALDNLAVMSIGFLLPSSSDAVIWRGPKKNGLIKQFLKDVEWGDLDYMVVDTPPGTSDEHLSIVQYLKEAGIDGAVLVTTPQEVALQDVRKEIDFCKKVGIPILGMVENMSGFVCPNCKNESQIFAPTTGGAEAMGKELGIELLGKVPLDPRIGMTCDQGMSFLDEYPESPATIAYLDIVQRIREILDDE from the exons ATGATAGCTACACAAAGACCATTCCCTATCCCATCCCCTGTCCCTCTCGCACCATCATCTACCGTCCTGCCTACCACAGTACCAGAAAATGCTCCTCAACATTGCCCG GGGGTCGAATCTTCACAGGCTGGCAAGGCGGATGCTTGCGAAGGCTGTCCAAATCAATCTGTCTGTGCAGAGGGACCCAAAGGGCCTGATCCTGATTTGCCACTTATCCGAGAGCGAATGAGCTCTGTAAGACGGAAAATATTGGTTCTTTCAGGGAAAGGTGGCGTGGGGAAAAGCACGTTTACTGCAGGTTTGTCTTGGGCTCTCGCAGCAGATGAGGAGTGCCAA ACAGGAATAATGGACATTGACATCTGCGGACCATCGATCCCTTTGCTCATGGGATTGCAATCTTCAACCATCCACACCTCGGCTTCTGGATGGTCTCCCGCGTATGCACTTGACAACTTAGCTGTCATGTCGATCggctttcttcttccttcttcgtctgatGCCGTCATCTGGCGTGGGCCAAAAAAGAATGGGCTTATCAAGCAATTCCTGAAGGACGTTGAGTGGGGTGATTTGGACTACATGGTTGTTGACACGCCCCCTGGGACAAGCGATGAGCATTTGTCAATTGTACAATACCTGAAAGAGGCAGGTATTGATGGCGCTGTACTTGTAACAACGCCGCAAGAGGTGGCACTGCAAGATGTGAGAAAGGAAATTGATTTCTGCAAGAAAGTTGGGATCCCCATTctggggatggtggagaataTGTCTGGTTTTGTTTGCCCTAATTGCAAGAATGAAAGCCAAATATTTGCCCCCACGACGGGTGGGGCTGAGGCAATGGGCAAAGAGCTGGGAATAGAATTACTGGGGAAAGTGCCGCTGGACCCTAGAATTGGGATGACCTGTGATCAGGGAATGAGTTTTTTGGATGAATATCCGGAGAGCCCGGCAACTATCGCTTATTTAGATATTGTGCAAAGGATAAGAGAGATTCTTGACGATGAGTAA
- a CDS encoding 60S ribosomal protein eL6: MARSKPLAPHVGRLSRSQVAAKRGLFKGQKTGTASAKTETPAFTEKKVGGKANGEKRLVPTNKASKYYPAEDVRKPKVSRKTPGKAVLRSSITPGTVLILLAGRFSGKRVVFLKQLDSGLLLVSGPHKLNGVPLRRVSQAYVIATSTKVDISDVSIPESINDAYFAKAKAAKASKEGEFFGEGKEKKAFPEEKKAEQKAVDAALIASIKKVENLSKYLKSSWGLSKSDRFHELKF, encoded by the exons ATGGCTCGTTCTAAGCCTCTCGCCCCCCACGTCGGTCGTCTCTCTCGAAGCCAGGTTGCCGCCAAACGAGGTCTCTTCAAGG GCCAGAAGACCGGCACCGCTTCCGCCAAGACTGAGACCCCTGCGTTcacggagaagaaggtcggCGGCAAGGCGAACGGCGAGAAGCGATTGGTCCCCACCAACAAGGCTTCCAAGTACTACCCTGCTGAGGATGTCCGCAAGCCCAAGGTATCCCGAAAGACCCCTGGCAAGGCTGTTCTTCGTTCCAGCATCACCCCCGGTACCGTTCTTATCCTCCTTGCTGGTCGATTCTCCGGCAAGCGAGttgtcttcctcaagcAGCTCGACTCTGGCTTGCTTTTGGTCTCTGGTCCCCACAA GCTCAACGGTGTCCCTCTTCGTCGAGTGAGCCAGGCCTATGTCATTGCCACCTCTACCAAGGTCGACATCTCCGATGTCTCCATCCCTGAGTCTATCAACGATGCCTACTTcgccaaggccaaggccGCCAAGGCTTCTAAGGAAGGAGAATTCTTCGGtgaaggcaaggagaagaaggcgttccctgaggagaagaaggccgagCAGAAG GCCGTTGACGCTGCTCTTATCGCTTCCAtcaagaaggttgagaaCCTTTCCAAGTACTTGAAGTCTTCTTGGGGTCTTTCCAAGAGCGACCGATTCCACGAGCTCAAGTTCTAG
- a CDS encoding 26S protease regulatory subunit 4 yields MGQAPSSGAGSNKKGSNKDNKDKPKWEPPVPTRIGKKKRRGPDASSRLPAVYPTTRCKLKLLKMERIQDYLLMEEEFVSNQSSQSGEDRTAADRTRVDELRGSPMGVGTLEEIIDDDHAIVSSGGGSEYYVGIMSFVDKDLLEPGCSVLLHHKTHAVVGVLADDTDPMVSVMKLDKAPTESYADIGGLESQIQEIKESVELPLTHPELYEEMGIRPPKGVILYGVPGTGKTLLAKAVANQTSATFLRIVGSELIQKYLGDGPKLVRELFRVAEENAPSIVFIDEIDAVGTKRYDSTSSGEREIQRTMLELLNQLDGFDTRGDVKVIMATNKIENLDPALIRPGRIDRKIEFPLPDTKTKRHIFKLHTSRMSLADDVDIEELVMTKDELSGADIKAAGLLALRERRMRVTRADFTTAREKPAGLYL; encoded by the exons ATG GGTCAAGCACCATCCAGCGGCGCTGGGAGCAATAAGAAAGGCAGCAACAAAGACAACAAAGATAAA CCTAAGTGGGAACCCCCTGTGCCTACTCGTAtcggcaagaagaagagacgcGGACCCGATGCGTCCTCCCGACTTCCAGCTGTATATCCTACCACTCGATGCAAACTCAAGTtattgaagatggagaggataCAAGACTACCTTCTcatggaggaggagtttGTCTCTAACCAATCATCACAATCTGGTGAAGATAGGACGGCCGCAGATCGGACTCGGGTGGACGAGCTTCGTGGCTCTCCTATGGGGGTCGGCACTTTAGAAGAGATCATTGATGACGATCATGCCATAGTATCTTCCGGGGGTGGATCTGAATACTATGTCGGAATCATGTCCTTTGTCGATAAGGATCTGCTTGAACCCGGTTGCTCagtccttcttcaccacaaAACCCACGCTGTCGTGGGAGTACTTGCCGATGACACCGATCCCATGGTCTCTGTTATGAAGCTTGATAAAGCCCCCACTGAAAGCTATGCTGATATTGGAGGCTTGGAGAGTCAAATTCAAGAGATCAAAGAGTCAGTCGAACTTCCACTTACACACCCTGAACTCtatgaggagatgggcaTCAGACCCCCCAAAGGTGTCATCTTGTATGGAGTACCTGGTACTGGAAAGACTCTCCTTGCAAAGGCTGTCGCCAATCAGACATCCGCAACATTTCTTCGTATCGTCGGCTCCGAACTCATTCAAAAGTATCTTGGTGATGGTCCAAAGCTTGTTCGGGAGTTATTCAGGGTGGCCGAGGAAAACGCGCCGAGTATCGTCTTCATCGATGAGATTGATGCAGTTGGCACAAAAAGATATGACTCGACATCTAGTGGCGAACGGGAGATACAGCGTACAATGCTGGAGCTGTTAAATCAGCTGGACGGTTTTGACACGCGAGGTGATGTCAAAGTCATAATGGCAACCAACAAG ATTGAAAATCTCGACCCGGCGCTGATTCGCCCGGGACGAATAGACAGGAAAATTG AattccctcttcctgatACAAAGACTAAGCGACACATCTTTAAATTACATACATCGCGCATGTCTTTggcagatgatgtggaCATTGAGGAATTAGTCATGACCAAGGATGAACTATCTGGTGCAGACATTAAAGCC GCGGGTTTACTGGCAttgagagaaaggagaatgagagtTACTCGCGCC GATTTCACTACTGCAAGAGAGAAA CCTGCTGGCCTGTATCTCTAA